From the genome of Capsicum annuum cultivar UCD-10X-F1 unplaced genomic scaffold, UCD10Xv1.1 ctg1934, whole genome shotgun sequence, one region includes:
- the LOC124890512 gene encoding rRNA N6-adenosine-methyltransferase METTL5-like: protein MKLKQLESLLGSLQQFSNPKIELEQYPTGPHIASRMLYTAENSFEDVNSKVVADFGCGCGTLGLAAGLLGAESIIGLDIDAESLEIAYENANELELDMDFIQCDINSLNWRGQIVETVVMNPPFGTRRKGADMNFLSLAMKVASQAVYSLHKTTTREHVKRAALRDYNARSAEVICELRYDVPQLYIFHKKKEVDIAVDLWRFVPQRTQERSL, encoded by the exons ATGAAGCTGAAACAATTAGAAAGTCTTCTTGGTTCTCTTCAACAATTCTCCAATCCAAAg ATTGAGCTAGAACAATATCCTACTGGACCCCACATTGCTTCTCGTATGCTTTACACT GCTGAGAATTCATTTGAGGATGTGAACAGTAAGGTGGTTGCAGATTTCGGATGTGGTTGTGGTACATTAGGCCTTGCTGCTGGTCTTTTGGGAGCTGA AAGTATTATTGGGCTTGATATTGATGCTGAGTCTCTTGAGATTGCATATGAAAATGCCAACGAGCTTGAg CTAGACATGGATTTTATTCAATGCGACATCAACAGCTTAAATTGGAGAG GTCAGATCGTTGAAACAGTAGTTATGAATCCGCCTTTTGGAACACGGAGGAAAGGCGCTGACATGAACTTTCTCTCTTTGGCGATGAAG GTTGCTTCTCAAGCAGTTTATTCCTTACATAAGACCACAACTAGAGAA CATGTGAAAAGAGCAGCCTTGCGAGATTATAATGCAAGAAGTGCTGAAGTTATATGCGAG CTTCGGTATGATGTGCCACAACTGTACATATTTCACAAGAAAAAGGAGGTCGACATTGCTGTGGACCTCTGGCGTTTTGTTCCTCAAAGAACGCAAGAAAGATCTCTGTAG
- the LOC107842107 gene encoding putative late blight resistance protein homolog R1B-16, producing MAYAAVTSLMNTMQQSMQVTGCNLQSFYKKLETVRAIMETPCYIAGDLEALTSLEDEITQLAYTTQDMVDSESRRVFTAKNAATQTTEFWDHHSLLKQAIRDIDSMRNKWMKMQNRYDNIQDWKAQNLTITSTSQHTLERENMMVGREIEFEMVQDQLARGASEVEVVSIVGMGGIGKTTLANKLFCDPFIVSRFDIRAKVTITQEYCTRNVLLDLLFSISGSGRTGGLCEQQDDGQLADQLQKLLKGRRYLIVIDDIWAKEAWDDIKLCFPDCNCRSRILMTTRNMEVAEYASSGKLPYQLLFLSSVESWNLLYEKVFVKECFSPEFENIGKQIALNCKGLPLTIVVISGLLQKIGKSLDKWKSVAENVGSVVSTDLDVQCMKVLALSYHHLPQHLRACFLYFAIFPVDKLIFVNKLVRLWAAEGFLKVDEMKNMEEVGKECLKDLTDRNLIFIHRVSRLDGKIKACGMHDMIRELCLREARNTNFVNVIMDNQNPSELARHFSTKLRGRISIQSEQSTFVPDQLYAVRNSKPCSLLLFIRKPSTSRIMQELEHFNLLRVVELASPMLDAFPICIVGLFHLRYLALTFYSSINHRDIYIAPSVDNLQYLQTFILKFQKNFFIRPKFSFVLPLEIFKMSALRHLSLDRSKLNRYASRETSWDLGNLQCLSGWNPLYCTSSIFRLFPNLKKLKICDHKEYYMDGYDVVKGLHDLCYLDQLEELKYKMRKSIKGTTLATNYLSRHSQLPPPGAFPQNLKKLAFTSTSLPWEDLRIVGKLPKLEALKLAYDACVGREWKVVEEGFPQLKFLLLQHLGLNYWRASSDHFPRLERLVIDRCGYLDSIPHDFAEITTLQLIDISNCAESVGNSAKKILEEIEDNYGSTVEVCIS from the coding sequence atGGCTTATGCTGCTGTTACTTCCCTAATGAACACCATGCAGCAATCAATGCAAGTGACTGGATGTAATTTGCAATCGTTCTATAAAAAGCTTGAAACCGTGAGAGCAATTATGGAGACACCCTGCTATATAGCAGGCGATCTTGAGGCATTGACAAGCTTGGAAGATGAAATCACTCAGCTAGCATACACAACACAAGATATGGTTGACTCGGAGTCAAGAAGAGTTTTCACAGCAAAAAATGCAGCTACACAAACAACAGAGTTTTGGGACCATCATTCCCTCTTGAAACAAGCAATAAGAGACATTGATTCCATGAGGAACAAGTGGATGAAAATGCAGAACAGGTATGACAACATTCAAGATTGGAAAGCACAAAATTTGACCATCACCAGTACATCTCAACATACCTTAGAGCGTGAGAATATGATGGTTGGACGTGAAATTGAATTCGAGATGGTGCAGGATCAACTTGCTAGAGGGGCAAGTGAAGTAGAAGTTGTCTCCATTGTAGGGATGGGGGGCATTGGCAAGACAACTTTGGCTAACAAACTTTTCTGTGATCCATTCATTGTGTCTCGCTTTGACATTCGTGCAAAAGTTACTATTACGCAAGAGTATTGCACGAGAAATGTACTCCTAGACCTTCTATTTTCTATAAGTGGAAGTGGAAGGACTGGTGGATTGTGTGAGCAGCAAGATGATGGGCAACTAGCAGATCAACTACAAAAGCTTCTAAAAGGTAGGAGGTACTTGATAGTCATTGATGACATATGGGCTAAAGAAGCGTGGGATGATATAAAACTGTGTTTCCCAGACTGTAACTGTAGAAGCCGAATACTCATGACTACTCGGAATATGGAGGTGGCAGAGTATGCTAGCTCGGGTAAGCTTCCTTATCAATTGCTGTTCTTGAGTTCTGTTGAAAGCTGGAATTTATTGTACGAAAAGGTCTTTGTGAAGGAGTGTTTTTCCcctgaatttgaaaatattgggAAACAAATTGCATTAAATTGCAAGGGATTGCCTCTTACAATTGTTGTGATCTCTGGACTTCTCCAAAAAATTGGTAAATCATTGGATAAATGGAAAAGTGTTGCCGAGAATGTAGGTTCAGTGGTAAGCACGGATCTTGATGTCCAATGCATGAAAGTGTTGGCTTTGAGTTACCATCACTTGCCACAGCACCTACGAGCATGCTTTCTATATTTTGCAATCTTCCCGGTGGATAAATTGATTTTTGTGAATAAGCTTGTGAGATTATGGGCAGCAGAGGGTTTCTTGAAGGTAGACGAGATGAAAAACATGGAAGAAGTGGGGAAAGAATGTCTAAAAGACCTTACTGatagaaatttaattttcatcCACCGTGTAAGTCGTTTAGATGGAAAAATAAAAGCTTGTGGAATGCATGATATGATTCGTGAACTCTGCTTGAGAGAAGCTCGAAACACAAATTTTGTGAATGTTATAATGGACAATCAAAATCCCAGTGAACTAGCCAGACATTTTTCAACAAAGCTTCGAGGTCGGATCAGTATCCAATCAGAGCAATCCACTTTTGTTCCCGATCAGTTGTACGCAGTTCGTAATAGTAAGCCCTGTTCTCTTCTCCTTTTTATTCGAAAACCGTCAACCTCAAGAATAATGCAAGAGCTAGAGCATTTCAACTTACTGAGAGTAGTTGAACTTGCTTCACCAATGTTGGATGCTTTTCCCATTTGTATTGTTGGTTTATTTCACTTGCGATACCTAGCTTTGACTTTTTACTCTTCCATTAATCACCGGGATATTTACATTGCTCCATCAGTGGATAACCTTCAGTATTTGCAGACTTTTATACTtaagtttcaaaaaaatttcttcatacGCCCgaaattttcttttgtattaCCATTGGAAATTTTCAAGATGTCAGCATTGAGGCACCTCTCCTTGGACAGGAGTAAGTTGAATCGTTATGCGTCTAGAGAGACAAGTTGGGATTTGGGAAATTTGCAGTGTTTGTCTGGGTGGAATCCTTTATATTGTACTTCATCTATCTTTAGACTATTTCCAAACTTAAAGAAGTTGAAGATATGTGATCACAAAGAATACTACATGGACGGTTATGATGTCGTGAAGGGCCTCCATGATCTTTGCTACTTAGATCAACTCGAAGAATTGAAATATAAGATGAGAAAATCGATCAAGGGAACAACTTTAGCTACAAATTATTTGTCGAGACATTCTCAGCTTCCTCCTCCAGGTGCTTTCCCGCAGAACCTTAAGAAGTTAGCTTTTACCAGCACTTCTTTGCCTTGGGAGGATTTGAGGATTGTTGGTAAGTTGCCCAAACTCGAGGCCCTTAAACTAGCATATGATGCTTGCGTAGGCAGAGAGTGGAAAGTAGTCGAAGAAGGGTTTCCTCAGTTGAAGTTCTTACTACTGCAACACTTAGGCTTAAATTACTGGAGAGCTAGTAGTGATCATTTTCCACGCCTTGAACGACTAGTCATTGAccggtgtgggtacttggattcAATCCCGCACGATTTTGCAGAAATAACCACACTTCAGCTAATTGATATAAGCAACTGTGCAGAATCTGTTGGAAACTCTGCCAAGAAGATCCTTGAGGAAATTGAAGACAACTATGGAAGTACTGTTGAGGTCTGTATCAGCTAG